The Natrarchaeobius halalkaliphilus genomic sequence GCGACTTAAACCCGCCGATTACGCTCGTTTGCTCGCGAGTCGACGCCGACCGGAGCGAGGACGATCACAGGACTCTGCCACGGGTGCACCGACGATGGAACGACCAATACACCCATGCACGTTGGTACCATTGGGCTCCGTATGGATCCGAGCCTGGAGCCGCTCACGCGGTCGCTTCGGGAGGCACCTATCGTCGATCGCAACGGCTACGAGTACTTCGTCCACGGCGTCACCGACGGCATCCTCTCCGTCGAACCCGACGTCTTGCGTGCGGTGGCCGATGCGATCATCGATCGGGTCGATCTCGAGTCCGTCGACAGGCTGGTCGTCCCCGAGGCGATGGGCATCCACCACGGAACGGCTCTCTCGCTCGCGACCGACATTCCGTTCGTCGTCGTCCGCAAACGCTCGTACGGCTTTCCAGCGGAGGTCGCGATCCATCAGGAAACCAGCTACGGCGAGGACGAGCTCTTCGTAAACGGCGTCGACGCCGACGACCGGGTGGTGATCGTCGAC encodes the following:
- the hpt gene encoding hypoxanthine/guanine phosphoribosyltransferase; its protein translation is MDPSLEPLTRSLREAPIVDRNGYEYFVHGVTDGILSVEPDVLRAVADAIIDRVDLESVDRLVVPEAMGIHHGTALSLATDIPFVVVRKRSYGFPAEVAIHQETSYGEDELFVNGVDADDRVVIVDDVLSSGGTVDAVCAGLETIGAEIVDVVTVLRRVDVDRAADSRDVTSVLDVRIDDGEVVIVD